The following are from one region of the Bactrocera oleae isolate idBacOlea1 chromosome 6, idBacOlea1, whole genome shotgun sequence genome:
- the tut gene encoding uncharacterized protein tut isoform X1 produces MNIYLKAETNPVGWVSDQQLIQYRRSPFEFPSTQYESYQENGTKYLKSLKPISDTLQDELNACTGEIFLSGIPPQIPAESVAEIAALIGEIYILRYKVTFSGNSRGFAYLQYINHTLMQLAIIRLPALFRQHSLPMIRVRQSRNSSKLLLKKTYCISPQNIYEMLHNLITFDKLVGREVFPGYFEYQIIFKCNEEAVHARRDLLRTISKFGKNAIVVWDTSSEETDFTKDFVRYESSINAEKKYSTIFNQEALSTLNQ; encoded by the exons ATGAATATCTATTTGAAAGCTGAAACGAATCCAGTAGGTTGGGTATCAGATCAACAATTAATTCAGTATCGTCGTTCTCCATTTGAGTTTCCATCCACACAATATGAATCGTATCAAGAAAATGGAACTAAATATCTTAAAAGTTTAAAACCGATATCAGACACTCTTCAAGACGAGCTAAACGCATGCACAGGCGag ATCTTTCTTAGTGGCATACCGCCGCAAATTCCTGCAGAATCGGTTGCCGAAATCGCTGCGCTAATAGGTGAGATATATATACTGAGATACAAAGTTACTTTCTCTGGGAACTCTCGAGGCTTTGCTTATCTTCAATACATCAATCACACACTCATGCAGCTGGCTATAATTCG CTTGCCTGCTCTTTTTCGACAGCACTCACTACCTATGATTCGCGTACGCCAATCACGAAACTCttcaaaacttttactaaaGAAAACTTATTGCATTTCCCCGCAGAATATTTATGAAATGTTGCATAATCTAATCACGTTTGACAAGTTAGTCGGACGAGAAGTATTCCCTGGTTATTTTgaatatcaaataatatttaaatgcaatGAAGAGGCAGTTCATGCCCGACGTGATCTCTTACGCACTATTtccaaatttggaaaaaatgctatagtggtttggGATACTAGTAGTGAAGAAACCGATTTTACAAAAGATTTCGTTAGGTACGAAAGTAGCATCAATGCAGAAAAGAAGTACTCTACTATTTTCAACCAAGAGGCACTCAGTACTCTGAATCAATGA
- the tut gene encoding uncharacterized protein tut isoform X2 encodes MSETNPVGWVSDQQLIQYRRSPFEFPSTQYESYQENGTKYLKSLKPISDTLQDELNACTGEIFLSGIPPQIPAESVAEIAALIGEIYILRYKVTFSGNSRGFAYLQYINHTLMQLAIIRLPALFRQHSLPMIRVRQSRNSSKLLLKKTYCISPQNIYEMLHNLITFDKLVGREVFPGYFEYQIIFKCNEEAVHARRDLLRTISKFGKNAIVVWDTSSEETDFTKDFVRYESSINAEKKYSTIFNQEALSTLNQ; translated from the exons CTGAAACGAATCCAGTAGGTTGGGTATCAGATCAACAATTAATTCAGTATCGTCGTTCTCCATTTGAGTTTCCATCCACACAATATGAATCGTATCAAGAAAATGGAACTAAATATCTTAAAAGTTTAAAACCGATATCAGACACTCTTCAAGACGAGCTAAACGCATGCACAGGCGag ATCTTTCTTAGTGGCATACCGCCGCAAATTCCTGCAGAATCGGTTGCCGAAATCGCTGCGCTAATAGGTGAGATATATATACTGAGATACAAAGTTACTTTCTCTGGGAACTCTCGAGGCTTTGCTTATCTTCAATACATCAATCACACACTCATGCAGCTGGCTATAATTCG CTTGCCTGCTCTTTTTCGACAGCACTCACTACCTATGATTCGCGTACGCCAATCACGAAACTCttcaaaacttttactaaaGAAAACTTATTGCATTTCCCCGCAGAATATTTATGAAATGTTGCATAATCTAATCACGTTTGACAAGTTAGTCGGACGAGAAGTATTCCCTGGTTATTTTgaatatcaaataatatttaaatgcaatGAAGAGGCAGTTCATGCCCGACGTGATCTCTTACGCACTATTtccaaatttggaaaaaatgctatagtggtttggGATACTAGTAGTGAAGAAACCGATTTTACAAAAGATTTCGTTAGGTACGAAAGTAGCATCAATGCAGAAAAGAAGTACTCTACTATTTTCAACCAAGAGGCACTCAGTACTCTGAATCAATGA